The genomic segment aagaatattttcaaaacagtatatttaaaattatgagataccaacaaagaaaattaaatacacagaaaaaagaaaaatatcacattttcAATTACTAGGATAAGTAACTTTATCAAAACAATTATTGTACAAATAattcaacaaaataatttaaaatgagaagaaaatttatacaaagaaaaatatgcatGCATTTGATACACaattattaattaaatgtatgtggaacactgtcagtaaaaagtgaaatgaaaataaCCTGAATTAAAGTGAACAGAGAATTAAAATActtattcatcaaagaaaatagaaaataggacACACATATCTGAGATCCAAGGCTAACCTTTGCAAATgagagaaagttccagaagggCTGCATTACCACCTCACTCAGAAGGATGGCTTCCAGCTTTGTCCATTGACCTGACATTTTCAcaatttttaatatctgaaaatatttaattctgtaaatgtaacacattttttccAGTATAATAATCAGTTAATGGGTGTCTAAAttatttccatttcctagctattttGAGTAGGACAGCAATGAACATATAGGTAGTTACCATTCTTACAATATAGAGTCCTTAGAGAATATGCCCAACTGCTCCATAGATGGATTGAGTGACAGATCTATATCTAGCACTTGAGGAACCTACACCTTGAGTTCTACAGGCTACACTAGCATGCATTTCTAGTAGCAATGAATTAATGTTCCTCTTTCACCACACCCACACTGGCAATTGTCATCATTTGTTTGTTCAGATCTTATCTGTTCTGCTTGGGTAGGCTAGAGTTTCAatgcagttttaatttttatttccagagTACCTAGGTTTCTCAACCATtagtgttttgtcttttgagaactctgtttggTTCCATTCTCAGATTTTAAACtatgctgttttctttctcaatattCAGATTCTCAGTTGTTTGTATacttttctctcatatatatatatatatatatatatatatatatatatatattctgctaaagattattttcctgtgctGTAGACTGCTACTTCACTTGAATGATGATGTTCTTTGCTGTACAGTAGCTTTTAACTTTCATGGAGGTATGTTTATTAATCATTGTTCTTGATGTCTGTTGTGTAACTGCTGTGATCCTGATTAGAAAGTgactcctgtaccaatgagttcaaatGTAGTCTCAGCtttctcctctatcctgatgctGTATTCTTTATACAAGCTTGTTCTTTCTTATAATTATtacattctttaattttaaattacaggAAAGGGGGATTTGAAATACTTTAAGTGCAGAAGTGATAGCAAAGTATTTTACTTAGCAGGgtaatgaagaaaattatttcagttCACAGTCCCCAAAATATTTgttctaggcatggtggcacctaGAAGCCCAGCACAAGGAAGATGAGGAAAGATGACCACCAcatatttgaggccagccttgtttacatAGCATTCTTcaagccatccagggctacagaaCAAGACCCTCAAAAAACAACTAAAATCTTATAAGTTCTTTTATTTATAACTATTATTTCCCAACTTATTAAAATAAAGCCAGCAATCtcttgatttaaaataaattattgactTACAGCTGCTGTATTATAGAGACCTCTTTTAGTGTATTTACTTAATTATATCAAGCTTTGCCTCACTTCTAAGAATGAAAAAATCAACTGATACTAACTTTAACCTTCAATTGAATCTCTTTGAGCAGAAAACAGGATAGGCAAAGTACTGGAGTTACTGAGAATTCGAGTGAGTAGATATCTCCTAGCTGCTTGGTCTCAGAGACTtcatggaaaaaatataaaatgagggCCCCTACCAAAGCTGTTGCCCTCAGTTCAATTTCTCAGTCCCACagagtgaaagaagaaaaatgtctccAAAATTTTGTTTGCTGATATCTAGATATGTGCTGTAGTGCACATAATACCAACACAagcagaataaatgaataaatgtaattaaaacttttaagtaaagatattttgaaatattcatataaaatgtGCTACCTCAGAAATCttccatatatatgtaatgtatacatacatgcatgcatgtatacatacatacatacacacatatacacacatgcatacatatacacatacatacatacatataaatatgtaatttaaatggaATTACCCTATTATTTCCGTTCTAGACATCACAGGACCATAAGCAAAAAACCCAATTCTAGAAGTGGGTTTCCTCTATTGGAACTGTTAGGAAGTGAGGCCTTACTGACCATCAAACATTATAGGTTATTGCCAATGCTTTTTGGTGACCTTTAGTACATGACAGTAAGACTCTATTGCTGAACAGATTGTCTACTTGAGTCAGAACTTAGAGAAATCAGACTAGTTACCACCTGAAGGCTTCCTCCCAACTAGATAGTCTTCATAATGCTAATAGAGGAATAAAAGAATCATAACTCTTACCTACTGTGAACTTAACCTATCAACTTCAAGAATGATTGGCCTGGAAAGACATATCCACTGATTACCACAAATGTCACtgaagtaaccaaccactttgaTTGTATCTCAGTCCTGCTTCCCAAGATAAAACTCATACATGGCACTGTTACTGTAGCCAGATATGTCACAGGCCCTTGGGAATAACCCAGTAGTGTTACTCTACTAAATAACCATAATATTAAATTGGCTCCCACATGTTATTATTATACACATAAATTAGTTCATTTCTACCTCTctccagagaaacttcttttgaTGGTAGGTAACAATGAAGAGGCCCATTAATGATCAAAGTGCAACAGATATCATACTGAAGAATGCTGTACTGGTCTAAGTGGGATATCTATATTACATATTCTCTACCCTAGGTTAAAAAATTATTGTGGTGGGAACAGAAAAGTTCTAGGAGCCAAAATTTGTAGATGACTGAGAGGAAATATTTTCTAGACAGAATAGAACAGCTGGACATATCAGTCGACGGCAGTTGAAAGAACACATACAAAACATATGTCTAACAAAATTCCATAACAAGAAGTAGGGTAAGCATAAAGTTCTCCCTCCAAGTaagcagttacaggcagttgatATTTGATAGCATTGGGAGAGTCAGTCTTTTCTTAAAGGGTACAGGACCTCTACCCTCAAGGGAAAGCCATGCATCCATGATTCTATGGGTAACACATATTGCACttaatgaagtttttaaaaagctgggatgaggaggaggaaagactAGATAAGTAAGGACTTGGGGGgaacataatcaaaatatgttgtatgaaattcacaaataatTAATTTAGCAGGGACAAAGAACATTGTGGGTGATCACACTAGCCGACTTTCCATAATGACATAATGAATGAGCTACAGAGAAAATGTGGGTTAGAGAACATGTGAAGTAAAAGAGTCCCTGGACACTGTTGAGTATGTGTATGACAGCTGTTGCAGAAACACTGGTGGAGACTACTgtcaaaatagtcacaaaaatTATTTACTGTACTTCTGAAAATTTAACTAGTAGACAAAAGAATTAAGTCTCAAAGACAGGTCTGAGACTACCAAATTTATTGTGATGTTTTTCATGATAGAAAAGAGGTGGATTTAATGACTCTTAATGGCTTATCATTGTACCCATAGATGAGTGTCTTCCAACCCTCATCATGAAACTTGTTTCAGAAGATGTTGATTGATACAGAGAGACCCACAAATGGTTAAAGTACAGAAAATAAGAGACTAGAGATGCCTATTCCAAAATATGACATGTATATCACAGCCTAGCCTACCAAGTATAAGAGATcattgaagaagaaagagaatagaaaggttGGAAGAGTCATGGAGTGGTGCATGAGTGTCCAGAAATAGTGTTTAATGGACAAGCCAGGGCAGTTGTATGtatgaattcacagcagctgaTACAGCATTTATAAGACCTCTATGGGCTGAGGCCTGACAAAGTTTCAGCATGGGGATAGAATAGTCATGAAGTCTTATCCCCAGATAAGGATCTATTGATAGTTCATGGTTTCtggagagagtcagttttctttaagaatgcaGTCTTTGGTGGGTAGACCAAGACATAATGGATGGATATCTAACCAAAATTACATGGGCAGCACTCACTGTTTTTAGGGgttaatggtggtggtggtggtggtggtggtggtggtggtggtggtggtggtggtttggctTGGTTTAAAAGAGTATGCATGATTGGATGAGCATGGTAGGGGACATAGACTTGTGAGGAGAGGAGACCAAGGTGAATATGATCAGATTATATTGtttggaataaataaaaaattatattatattgtttggaattaattaattaattaattaattacattttttaaaagtcataaaaaaagaaaactaaatttttaaaaatgggggagATGATACTTCATCAACCTCATTTCTATTTAATAGCAAAATCAgacttaattataaataaaagccaattttatgttgtttaataataaataaacagtatGAGAAAAACCCAAATGTGTCTTAATAGAtgaatgttaaaaagaaatatctccttctcattctctttctcctattttgtttcctccctccccttctcctagTCCTCTGTTATTTATCCACAAACAACCTCACATATGTGACAAATTagacacaaatacataaacatatatccCAGAACAATGGAGAGTTTTAAATACAAGTATAGACAAATATTCTCAATGAAGTAGTTTATTGGAAAGTATTTGTTTTTACACAAAAGTTAAGAGTCCAACCAGCTCACATTTTACAAGGCATTATGTAGACAATGAAGAACTTCTCTGCAAGCTGTCTTCCAATCCAGCTGAAGGTGAGAAGACAGATAGGAGTGTTGAACTCAGGCAGTTTTGAAGTTAGTGATTTCTGATGTGGGAAATCTTGTAGGTACCTCCAGTAAGACAGCAAGTTACGGGAAACTATAGAAATCCATCAGTAGAAACCATAAGACCAATAGCTTCTACAACACAGTGGGCGGCAGCAACCATAACCATAGCCAccatagccacagccatagccatagcctagGCCACCATAACCATAGCCCAGACCTCCATAGTACTGATCATAGTAACACATGGTGTCAGTAAGTAGAAATAGATTACTGGTATCCAGTTGAAGCCAGCAGTAAGTTTCTTGAGTCTGGATGTCACAGATCATCAACAGCCTTTTATACACCTGGGCAGTTGCTGGCAAAAAAAAAGCCCCACAGGAATTGCAGCATCACACATGTCTCCACTGCACTTCAGAAACATCACAAGTGTCATGTTTTATTGGTACATAAGTTCTCATAACTGTATAATTATGTTCCTACATCAGGTTCCATGGTCAAGTGGTGCATCCTGATTCAGCTGTCAAAACTTTGAGCCATTCTTTATTTAGGTGAGAGAATGCATGATATAATTTTGTCAGATAATACAAATCATTGAAtcgttttctattttattctttctacactttttttttcattacccCAAGGaaggtctttattttctttcctgttattttgttgttatttggaaTCAGTCTTACCTAGAGGACTCTTTCTGACATTTTTTCAATGAACAGTAAGCTAACTATTGGATACCTTATTTATAATTTGGTGGCTAGGGTTATCATATTAGGATACATTCCTGGGGGCATTGTTTgcctgaatgtttttttttaaatcatcaggaaataaaataccattttatgTGCAGAAACTGTATGTTCTGCACGTTTCTCTATGTGAGCCCAGGTGATGGTATTATAGATATTACTGTGAAATGCACTACAATTGTGTGGGTAACTCTAAGTCAACTTTGATtagcattttattgttttgtaagtAAAGGCATGCATGTGCCCTCACACATGGCTTAGCAGGAGTAATAAGGCACCACCTGATCAGTTTACcagacatctagagagatgtctcagaaaaGAGTAGCTGCTGTGAAAGTGTAAGCACTTTAGGACAAATTGAACCTACTTAAGAAGTTTCATGTCCTCACATTGGTGAGGAAATAGGATGTCTAGGATTCACTAATTGCTGGGCAGTGAGAGAACCAGTCTCATGGGAGTAAAGTTTGTAGAGCAAGAATAGGACAAACAATTTCTACAAATATTTCCCCAACAACCACTTACATATCTctaccactacacacacacaccaaaacaacaacaataaaaacctgaACATCAATTTTAGTAAACATGTTTTAGCAATAGGACCTTTGTCCTTTTTTATATGTAAACTATTAGATGTAATCCTGAGCATTGTCCCCTCACAAGAACAATTATACAAACTCCTTAAAAATGGACAAATAATCCATGTGCACGCTCTTTGTCTCAGTTTGTAAGTATAGGGTGGCATTTTCATATGGATGGCACAAAGCCTTCATTGGAAGGTAAAGTTATGTTTGACTTGAGCTTTTTATACATTTATcaaaatatgcattatatataataaaacacatttagtAAGCACATTTAGTTCAAGAAGTGTAACAGTCCCTGTTATACaaaaaatatatgcaaatgagATCACATCATGATAAATATACCTATTAGATGTTTCATGAGAAGacaatttttctctgattttacACATCCTAACCTAAAAATTTTTGTTCCCACAAATATTACCAGGGATATAATTATAATCattattcaacaaaatcattCTTGCATGTATAGATATAGgctgtatatatagagagagagtcCATATCTGAAACcaaataatgtataaaaataaaattttaaataaaagcagtTAAGGTACATTTCAATACACAAAACTTGTGTAAAATTACTTGGTGTATTTCAAATAAACTCACATGTATGAAGATTCAAAGGTAATATTCACAAAGGATGAAAGAAAACTTGACATTTGACTTTGTGAGTCTCGGTACTTCACTCAGAGTGCATATTTTcaattctatccatttacctgaaagtTGAATAAATTTCGTTTTCTTAACAGCTAAATAATACCACATGgaataaatataatacatttcattatccattcatctgtagATGGTTGTCTAGGCTGCCCTCATGGCCTGAATACTGCAAATAGAGCAGCAGTAAATATGAATAAGCAGATATTTCTGTGGTtggatttaaagatttttttgtatATAGCCTAGTACAGTTGAATTAAATAGATCTTTTCTAGATTTTTGAGGAACCCCCATGCTGATTTCTATAGTGAATGAGCTAATTTGCCCTCCCACCTGTCTCAAATACATATTGTTTTTCTCCAAATCCACACTAGCATTTGTAGTCACTTGTGTTTTTCATGTAAGCCATTCTAACTGAAATGAGAAGAAATTCCAAAgtaatttttgttcttatttctctgatgactaacaataatgaacatatttaaaatatttttcatgcatTTGGAGTTCAGCATTTGAAATATgtttgttggggctggagagatggctcagtggttaagagcactgactgctcttccaaaggtcctgagttcaattccgagcaaccacatggtggctcacaaccatctgtaatggtatcggatgctctcttctggcatgtctgaagacagctacagtgtactcgtcatatatataaaataaataaaatctttttaaaaaaagaaatatgtttgttTAATTACATGTCCCATTTTATAATtaagtaattttatttcttgatgtttagtttcttgagttctttgagtATTTTAGATACTAAGCTTCTATTGGCTGTATAGccattgaagttttttttttccattatatagGATGTCTCATCACTCAAATGATAGAATCCTTTACTGTACTGAAGATTCAGCTTTATGAGATCTCAGTTGTAAGTTGTTGGTCTTAACAACAAGAGGTCAGGAAATTACTAAGTGGCCATATAAAATGCAGGGGGCAGTACAGAGCTTTGAAGAGAGTAAAAATAGAATCAAGTGGTAGAAACATATAAATGTGGAAGGCCAAAAAGATAGAACAGGAATGAGGTAGGaagcaggaaagaagagaatctaaagGTAAGATACTACAGGCTAAGAAATAACTCATTGGCAAGAATGGGTTACTCTTCTTAAAAATGTTGGCTATAGAGATCCCATAGATCCAAAATTACACATTCTTTTGCCAATCCTCTTGTTTAGTTTTTAAGACATGATAAGactttattgctgaagacaccaaatTCATGagtcacagagaaaagaaaaatcagtatgGATTATTTACCCCTGCTAATTAGCCTCctcagttctggaagcttctataAATTCATAGGGGAGAAATTTGTCATGGGTCTTATGCAGCTGTAAATATTGCAAGCTACATTAACAGAGGGCCTGGCAAGAAACACTCACTGGTGTAGTAGTTGTAGGAACAACAATGGAGTAAGCTTCTAGTTTCTGAGTGGGCCCAGAACACAATAAGATGAAATACATATCTGGCACCATTGTCAGGCCAAGATGTGTTTGGACTTAAGGAATACCTACTATTATTATGCTGCTAAATGGAAACATAAATATTCAATAGTACCAATGTCTTGTCATTAAGCCCATTGTCTAGTGCATCTTCAAATCCTCTtcaaagaagcttccttctgAAATAGATGGTAATTCTCACAAAGAACAACTGATTAATGTGCATAGTATGAGTCTGCAAAATACTCAGCCATAAACGGAACCTCTGTATCATACTCTATCCTCCAAAAGATCAGGCATCTTTGTTTACAGACAATGGAACAAAGGATTGTAAAAGCAAGAGGCAGTGAATAAATACAAGTAAACAGTGCTTTCTGGATATAGCAGGACATTTTCACATGTCACAACAGTTgttgacagcatgcacaagatctgTGCAAGCTCAaatcagacaaaatcccagcatggagaaagGAGGTGGGCACAAGTACCCCCTACTAGCTAAGAAATTGTTGGCCATTGATAACTCTTAGAAGATggacagtcagttttctttaggcaTGACACCCTGGGTAGGTCAATCATGCTTTCAAAGATGACCACACATTCCAGAGTATGTAGGCAGCACAACTCAAACAAGGAATTATTCTTTAATTgtattatcttaaaaataatttttcaaagttaattttcagtttttcaaagttattcaaaGTTGAAAATGaataaccaaaatataaataaagaaggagcaagaggaggaggaggaaggacggaagaaaaagaaagaagaagaagaagaagaaggaggaggaggaggaggaggaggaggagaaggaggaggaggaggagggaggaggaggaggaggaggaggaggaggaggaggagaaggagaaggagaaggagaaggagaaggagaaggagaaggagaaggagaaggagaaggagaaggagaaggagaaggagaaggagaaggagaaggagaaggagaaggagaaggagaaggagaaggagaaggagaaaagaagaagaagaagaagaagaagaagaagaagaagaagaagaagaagaagaagaagaagaagaagaagaagaagaagaagaagaagaagaagaagaagaagattctaAGTTATATGGATAAGGACAGATAAtagggtggatctgggagggaaTTGGAGAGACAGATGATATGACCAAAATGCATCTTCTGAAATTCTGAAAGCACTAATATTTAGTCTCAGAATCAATATGTTATGACTTCAAAAGCAGACGAGAAATGGAAAGTCTTATTGTATCCAACTAAGAATCTTTTACACAATAGAAGAATTCATAAGTgcaaaataatataaacatatacaagAAATAGGAGATTACTAACCAGAACTTCTATGTAAGTAATATCTACAACTCAGCAGCACAAAGAAAGTAAACTGATGTTAATAAGATCtaagtttgaaaagaaaatctaCTGGTGACCAAAGggtgaaataaaatttaatttcactAATATCtcaaaattacaaatcaaaatCACTATGAGACTGTAGCAAACATCAGTCAATGAAATAGTtattagaaagaaaatgtgttcaaagctatttcctactttctctatagtcataggaggcagagggaagaaataagggaaaTAGGTGAAAAGGGTATTGGGAGGGGATTGTGgggggtcaggatcaggtatggggagagacaggtgagaaagaggcaagagaataaatggaaatctgcagctgccatgGGTTGGAGTGTCAGTCTCTAGGGAgacccagagacctgggatgaggaaCCTCTCAGGAGTCAATgtaggtgaccttagctgagatgcctGACACTTGGGACATGGAACCACAAGAAGCAAcattctgtagccaggcaggactcccagtggatagatacatacaccaacacacccacaagACTTTCAACCTCAaattgtcctgtctaaaagaaatgcagaaacaagaatggagcagagactgaagaaatggccaaccaataatgtacccaatttgagacccatcccatgggcaagaaccaatccctgacactgttaatgatactctgttatgattGCTGACAGGAAACTAGCAGCATTATCTTCTACACAGCAACTGTTTGAAACAGATTTAGAGACACAGCCAAATTTG from the Arvicanthis niloticus isolate mArvNil1 chromosome 12, mArvNil1.pat.X, whole genome shotgun sequence genome contains:
- the LOC117717497 gene encoding keratin-associated protein 20-2-like, yielding MCYYDQYYGGLGYGYGGLGYGYGCGYGGYGYGCCRPLCCRSYWSYGFY